In Clostridium sporogenes, one genomic interval encodes:
- a CDS encoding Cas9 inhibitor AcrIIA9 family protein yields MNENLKNAEEKIKREHEEFREEIGEMKPMQIYTMAGVIIFTEATVYHINQLICEELADLIASNNATLKGAVQYIISQVRNKYGQMGDLPVEEFHQLIWDYYNINHAAAKKAMEERTKKMEERKKEIIKQGKNNTLKKKTNQINIIDVLNTSTSNKTKANSDDVKIKIDDIEEHVEQIPAPKAGPLQVSLFDF; encoded by the coding sequence ATGAATGAAAATTTAAAAAATGCTGAGGAAAAAATAAAAAGAGAACATGAAGAATTTAGAGAAGAAATAGGAGAAATGAAACCTATGCAAATATACACTATGGCTGGGGTAATTATATTTACTGAAGCTACTGTATATCATATAAATCAACTTATTTGTGAAGAATTAGCTGATTTAATCGCTAGCAATAATGCTACATTAAAAGGAGCGGTACAGTATATTATATCGCAAGTTAGAAATAAATATGGTCAAATGGGGGACCTTCCCGTAGAAGAATTTCATCAACTGATTTGGGATTATTATAACATAAACCATGCTGCTGCTAAAAAAGCTATGGAAGAAAGAACAAAAAAAATGGAGGAAAGAAAAAAAGAAATAATTAAGCAGGGAAAAAATAATACACTTAAAAAGAAAACTAATCAAATCAATATTATCGATGTTTTAAATACTTCTACTAGTAATAAAACAAAAGCAAATAGTGATGATGTAAAAATAAAGATAGATGATATAGAAGAACATGTAGAACAAATCCCAGCTCCCAAAGCAGGACCTCTACAAGTATCTTTATTTGATTTTTAA
- a CDS encoding type IA DNA topoisomerase: protein MAQLIIAEKPSLAISIVKAIGNMEKHTGYFENQNYIVSFAYGHLLRLYDIDDYMNTERTRWNLEELPFIPQKFKFKLPNDEGIKKQYNVIKSLIKRNDVTTIINCGDADREGEVIINNIIYRIFSEEKIKKEVKRLWLPEQTEVSIREGLKNLNDISKTKNVYMEGLARTYIDWLLGINLTRFITLKAGGIKLPVGRVLIPIVKFIYDRDLEIEHFRPEQYYELDVLINKNGKEIKTKVKDLKYSKDEKNKALLKLEQLKKEKAIVTKVTKKDVVKSPKKLFSLDKLQSKMSTDNKISLNDTSKILQGLYEKGYVTYPRTNSEYLATKEKDKFNNIISIIKQKENIDISLRITNQIFNDAKIESHSAITPTIKIPKDTDLTEKELIVYNTIKNRFISNFLNEKTIVEETSVVIQIGSATIELKGNVIKDEGFYKFEKEESKQKQIPNFNQNEIVDCKLSLAEKETQKPKKVTEAELNTFLKNPFKKKEIDENDDDEYKAILQGIEIGTVATRSNIIENAKEYEYIMESKSSLSCTNKGKTLIEILNKLNIDMSKEKTVQTGQLLKQIYRQEKNIDYALNLVKKDLGDIILDNNIIIDKILIERLSIGKCPLCGGTIIEGKKGYGCSNWKNGCKFVIWKTIAKKSITSSNVKDLLNKKETSIIKGFKKKNGDKFSAKLILKKDNTIGFATSFNNIALGKCPLCDGNIIECSKGYNCSNWKNGCKFFIRKTIANKSITPSNIKKLLSSGETNVIKGFKKKNGDDFDAKLMLLKDGEVTFKKR, encoded by the coding sequence ATGGCTCAATTAATAATAGCAGAAAAGCCTAGTCTAGCTATAAGTATAGTTAAAGCTATAGGTAATATGGAAAAACATACTGGTTACTTTGAAAATCAAAATTATATAGTTAGTTTTGCTTATGGGCACTTGTTAAGATTATATGATATTGATGACTATATGAATACAGAACGAACTAGATGGAATTTAGAAGAACTACCCTTTATTCCACAAAAATTTAAGTTTAAATTACCCAATGATGAAGGTATAAAAAAGCAATATAACGTTATAAAATCACTAATTAAAAGAAATGATGTAACTACTATAATAAATTGTGGTGATGCTGATAGAGAAGGCGAAGTAATTATAAATAATATTATCTATAGAATTTTTTCAGAAGAAAAAATAAAAAAAGAAGTAAAAAGACTTTGGCTACCTGAGCAAACAGAGGTATCAATAAGAGAAGGACTAAAAAATTTAAACGATATTTCTAAAACTAAAAATGTATATATGGAGGGTTTGGCTAGGACATATATAGATTGGTTATTAGGAATAAATCTTACTAGATTTATAACCTTAAAAGCTGGTGGAATAAAACTACCTGTTGGTAGGGTACTAATACCTATTGTAAAGTTTATATATGATAGGGACCTAGAAATAGAACATTTTAGACCTGAGCAATATTATGAACTAGATGTTTTAATTAATAAAAATGGAAAAGAAATTAAGACTAAAGTTAAAGATTTAAAATATTCTAAAGATGAGAAAAACAAGGCATTACTTAAATTAGAGCAGTTAAAAAAAGAGAAAGCCATAGTAACCAAAGTAACCAAAAAAGATGTAGTAAAATCTCCTAAAAAATTATTTTCATTAGATAAATTGCAAAGTAAAATGTCTACTGATAATAAAATATCTCTTAATGATACTTCAAAAATTTTACAAGGGCTTTATGAAAAAGGCTATGTAACATACCCTAGGACAAACTCAGAGTACTTAGCAACTAAGGAAAAAGATAAATTTAATAATATAATATCAATAATAAAACAAAAGGAAAATATAGATATATCTTTAAGAATAACAAATCAAATATTTAATGATGCTAAGATTGAAAGTCATTCAGCTATAACACCAACTATAAAAATACCTAAGGATACCGATCTAACAGAGAAGGAATTAATTGTATATAATACTATCAAAAATAGATTTATCAGTAATTTTTTAAATGAAAAAACTATAGTTGAAGAAACATCAGTAGTAATTCAGATAGGGAGCGCTACTATAGAATTGAAAGGGAATGTAATAAAAGATGAAGGTTTTTATAAATTTGAAAAGGAAGAAAGTAAACAAAAACAAATTCCTAACTTTAATCAAAATGAAATAGTAGATTGTAAATTATCTCTAGCTGAAAAAGAAACTCAAAAACCTAAAAAGGTCACTGAGGCTGAATTAAATACTTTTCTTAAAAATCCATTTAAGAAAAAAGAAATCGATGAAAATGATGATGATGAATATAAAGCTATATTACAAGGAATAGAAATAGGTACCGTAGCTACTAGAAGTAATATTATTGAAAATGCTAAAGAATATGAATATATTATGGAAAGTAAAAGTTCATTGTCATGTACTAATAAAGGTAAAACATTAATTGAAATATTAAATAAACTTAATATTGATATGTCAAAAGAAAAAACAGTGCAGACTGGCCAATTATTAAAACAAATTTATAGGCAAGAGAAAAATATTGATTATGCATTAAATCTTGTTAAAAAAGATCTTGGTGATATCATTTTAGATAATAATATTATAATTGATAAAATCTTAATAGAAAGACTATCTATAGGTAAATGCCCTTTATGCGGTGGAACTATAATTGAAGGTAAAAAAGGTTATGGCTGCTCCAATTGGAAAAATGGTTGCAAATTTGTTATATGGAAAACTATTGCTAAGAAATCTATTACATCTTCTAACGTTAAAGATTTATTAAATAAAAAAGAAACTAGTATTATAAAAGGTTTTAAAAAGAAAAATGGAGATAAATTTAGTGCTAAACTAATATTAAAAAAGGATAATACTATAGGATTTGCCACCTCTTTCAATAATATTGCCTTAGGCAAATGCCCTCTATGTGACGGAAATATAATAGAATGTAGTAAAGGATACAATTGTTCTAATTGGAAAAATGGTTGCAAATTTTTTATACGGAAAACCATTGCCAATAAATCTATTACTCCTTCTAATATCAAGAAATTATTATCTTCAGGTGAAACTAATGTTATAAAAGGTTTTAAAAAGAAAAATGGAGATGATTTTGATGCTAAATTAATGCTTTTAAAAGATGGTGAAGTAACATTTAAAAAAAGATAG
- a CDS encoding tetratricopeptide repeat protein, whose protein sequence is MYTAYKLAHKEFEKENYKEAIKLYQDSISDMKDMEDTEYIKLPLYNIGVCYMKLKRFGKALKYLTEATKIDPKYSKAFFNKGFCHIQLNHNKKALVAMNTAWALDNNDKDCETVINILLKNFKK, encoded by the coding sequence ATGTATACTGCTTATAAATTAGCACATAAGGAATTTGAAAAGGAAAATTATAAAGAAGCTATTAAACTATATCAAGATTCAATATCAGATATGAAGGATATGGAAGATACTGAATATATAAAACTTCCATTATATAATATCGGAGTTTGCTATATGAAACTTAAAAGATTTGGTAAAGCTTTAAAATATTTAACAGAAGCAACTAAAATAGATCCAAAATATAGCAAGGCATTTTTTAATAAAGGATTTTGTCATATACAGCTAAACCATAATAAAAAAGCCTTAGTAGCAATGAATACTGCATGGGCTTTAGATAATAATGACAAAGATTGTGAAACAGTAATAAATATATTACTTAAAAATTTTAAAAAATAA
- a CDS encoding DNA topoisomerase III: MTKLIIGVVLLIIANILIEEIKENIKRKEENIKKNIICRCPFCGQYIIKEKNNYICTSNKNGCLFNIKKSICNTEITELDILKLIAEGRSKIFTSKSQNDNLVNFQLQLDNNKEIVEFKYCNSSSEINSEPCEETIITVI; this comes from the coding sequence ATGACAAAATTAATTATTGGTGTAGTTTTATTAATAATTGCAAACATTTTAATAGAAGAAATAAAGGAAAATATTAAAAGGAAAGAAGAAAATATTAAAAAGAATATTATTTGTAGATGTCCATTTTGTGGCCAATATATAATTAAAGAAAAAAACAATTATATTTGCACTAGTAATAAGAATGGATGTTTATTTAATATCAAGAAATCTATTTGTAATACAGAAATTACAGAATTAGATATCTTAAAATTAATTGCAGAAGGTAGAAGTAAAATATTTACTTCTAAATCCCAAAATGATAATCTAGTTAATTTTCAACTGCAATTAGATAACAATAAAGAAATAGTAGAATTTAAATATTGTAATTCGAGTTCAGAAATAAATTCAGAACCATGTGAAGAAACAATAATTACTGTAATATAG
- a CDS encoding DNA ligase LigA-related protein, with product MFQQSNLFDLLDTSKNIIEEKQVNKNNTHEKAIIELINKRRRQVLVHSCIYYRLNDSLIDDYTYDKWARELENLQDMYPDLLEDCIYKDDFKKYSSATGYDFKSLGDPRILNRAIKLLRFSKQNI from the coding sequence ATGTTTCAGCAAAGTAATTTATTTGATTTGCTTGATACATCTAAAAATATAATTGAAGAAAAGCAGGTCAATAAAAATAACACCCATGAAAAGGCAATAATTGAATTAATAAATAAAAGAAGAAGACAAGTCTTAGTTCATAGCTGCATTTATTATAGGCTAAATGACAGTTTAATAGATGACTACACCTATGATAAATGGGCTAGAGAATTAGAAAATCTTCAAGATATGTATCCTGATTTATTAGAGGATTGTATTTATAAAGATGATTTTAAAAAATATTCTAGTGCTACGGGATATGATTTTAAATCTTTAGGTGATCCTAGAATATTAAATAGAGCAATAAAACTTTTAAGATTTTCTAAGCAAAATATATAA
- a CDS encoding PrgI family protein, with translation MREFKIPYDISHEEKILGGYLSLRQIGYCVAAATSLAIFFTHIYIFIKILFVLLVLGFTMSCSFIKINGLYFDKHLKYYLKFKKRNKCLLYKR, from the coding sequence ATGAGAGAATTTAAAATACCTTATGATATATCGCATGAAGAAAAAATATTAGGTGGATATTTATCCTTACGTCAAATAGGATACTGTGTTGCTGCCGCTACTTCTCTTGCGATTTTTTTCACGCACATATATATATTTATCAAAATATTGTTTGTGTTATTAGTTCTAGGATTTACAATGAGTTGTAGTTTCATTAAGATAAATGGCCTTTACTTTGATAAGCATTTAAAATATTACCTTAAATTTAAAAAAAGGAATAAATGTTTACTATATAAAAGATAA
- a CDS encoding sigma-70 family RNA polymerase sigma factor: MVQNSEVKRSKKIILIDLAERDLIIGSQKNNKESEKYKEELLKRYEGLIVQWTNKYFKILNVQGMEFDDLLIDAKLGFLKALEKFDINKGNALSTYATHCMRNYILNSIRVNNNMIKLSSREVNKRIKLSKKLKENMLNKSNYKFNYNVYNKIFSQHNVRLIDTHEYQSYLDNSSIEQEISSEEMFMEKEQKRFNTCQIVSALKILDKTELFIIVHYFGLFNKKKRTLRELSKRLNIGYENTRKIKGKALSKIECHFEKNNIKIEDFKNIF, from the coding sequence ATGGTACAAAACTCAGAAGTTAAAAGATCAAAGAAAATTATATTAATAGATCTAGCAGAGAGAGACTTAATAATAGGATCGCAAAAAAACAATAAAGAATCTGAAAAATATAAAGAAGAATTATTAAAAAGATATGAGGGATTAATAGTTCAATGGACTAACAAATATTTTAAAATCCTAAATGTACAAGGCATGGAATTTGACGATTTATTGATTGATGCTAAATTAGGATTTTTAAAAGCTTTAGAAAAATTTGATATTAATAAAGGAAATGCATTATCTACTTACGCCACTCATTGCATGCGAAATTATATATTAAATAGCATTCGCGTTAATAACAATATGATTAAATTGTCTTCCAGGGAAGTAAATAAAAGAATTAAATTAAGTAAAAAGCTCAAAGAAAATATGCTTAATAAAAGTAATTATAAATTTAATTACAATGTATATAATAAAATTTTCTCACAACATAATGTGAGGTTAATAGATACTCATGAATATCAATCTTATTTAGATAATTCAAGCATAGAACAAGAAATATCATCGGAAGAAATGTTTATGGAAAAAGAGCAGAAAAGATTTAATACATGTCAAATAGTATCAGCATTAAAGATTTTAGATAAAACTGAATTATTCATTATAGTACATTATTTTGGTTTATTTAATAAAAAAAAGCGGACATTAAGAGAACTTTCAAAGCGGCTTAATATTGGATATGAAAATACAAGAAAAATAAAAGGAAAAGCTTTATCTAAAATAGAGTGTCATTTCGAAAAAAACAATATAAAAATAGAAGATTTTAAAAATATTTTTTAA
- a CDS encoding RNA-guided endonuclease InsQ/TnpB family protein, translated as MILAKKIRIIPNMEQEQQLWKSVGTARFIYNWTLARQEGNYKNGGKFIKDGDLRKEITIMKQTEEYKWLKEVSNNVAKQAVKDGCNAYKRFFKGFADKPRFKSRKKSRPSFYNDNLKLKVKPKMALIEKVGWIKTAEQVPMNIKYTNPRVSFDGKYWYLSVGVEKENSKVELTGESIGIDVGIKDLAICSNGMTFKNINKTRLVKKLEKRLRRLQRKISKKYELNKEGRKFVKTSNIIKLEKQIRLLHRRLSNIRNNYLHQATTKIVKNKPSRVVMETLNIKGMMKNRHLSKAIAQQGLYEFKRQLQYKCEFYRIEFVEADKWYPSSKICSECGHKKTKLSLSERTYICEECGVVIDRDFNASINLSRYSA; from the coding sequence ATGATACTAGCAAAGAAGATTAGGATTATTCCAAATATGGAGCAAGAGCAACAACTTTGGAAATCAGTTGGTACTGCAAGGTTTATTTATAACTGGACGCTTGCAAGGCAAGAAGGAAATTATAAAAATGGTGGAAAGTTTATTAAAGATGGTGATTTGAGAAAAGAAATCACCATAATGAAGCAAACAGAAGAATATAAATGGCTTAAAGAAGTGTCTAATAACGTAGCAAAACAAGCTGTAAAAGATGGTTGTAATGCTTATAAAAGATTTTTTAAAGGATTTGCAGATAAGCCACGATTCAAGAGCAGAAAGAAAAGTAGACCATCATTCTATAATGACAATTTAAAATTAAAAGTTAAACCTAAAATGGCTTTAATTGAAAAAGTAGGTTGGATTAAAACAGCAGAGCAAGTGCCTATGAATATTAAATACACTAACCCAAGAGTAAGTTTTGACGGAAAGTATTGGTACTTATCTGTAGGTGTTGAAAAAGAAAATTCAAAAGTAGAATTAACTGGTGAAAGTATTGGAATTGATGTTGGTATAAAAGACCTTGCAATATGCTCTAATGGAATGACTTTTAAAAATATTAATAAAACAAGGTTAGTTAAGAAATTAGAAAAAAGATTACGTAGATTGCAACGTAAAATATCTAAAAAATATGAGTTAAATAAAGAAGGGAGGAAGTTCGTCAAAACTAGCAACATTATAAAACTTGAAAAGCAAATTAGATTACTTCATAGAAGATTATCTAATATTAGGAACAATTACTTACACCAAGCAACTACTAAGATAGTGAAAAACAAGCCATCAAGAGTAGTTATGGAAACACTTAATATTAAAGGTATGATGAAGAATCGTCATTTATCTAAAGCAATCGCACAGCAAGGATTATATGAATTTAAAAGGCAACTTCAATATAAATGTGAGTTCTATAGAATTGAATTTGTTGAAGCTGATAAATGGTATCCATCATCAAAAATATGTAGTGAGTGTGGACATAAAAAGACTAAATTATCACTATCAGAAAGAACTTATATCTGTGAAGAATGTGGAGTTGTAATTGACAGAGATTTTAATGCTTCAATTAATTTAAGCAGATATTCAGCATAA
- a CDS encoding ATPase, protein MELFIKSLSMKGFSKHKQEAVYEFKRDNQIFGENEEGKSTIGDAIAWGFLNSDLNGVERSISHLKNLSSKYTIVKINYSIDDKEYELIRRSGYSNNNGLFVDGTKTTTEKLLAEQFNCDKDLFLCLINPNYFFSFTPKKSREFLNKYLQKIPKSKIMKEFSDYEIEILTKEKFNFNNPNLSLIEKRDDISELEKDLIYTDGMIASMDLSSINDPTENELKDETKLKNQIIELKSAIESILSENLHTDTNINEDEDVKGKKKLEIEIAKIEAEKFIDTDQERLNKLTNEYNNIRNEYKNPPIEKPMLQNIQILQKNVANLQNQYRELANKINKINKNKTQCPKCGFLFLSTNEQILNELLNSLETIKNNGLTANHQLEEAINNNEKQKKKYIQEVNEYRKLKENEGKQISRQICHLQQITIKKEKAFQNNKNNKLAQLRNQISILNNKILAKQKTEKEKIIKFKQENQNKIIKLKNDLSKLESELNQIQQYNNQISTKEKLATENKNKIARLKRKKEDTNNRISSLKLTIDIIKRFISARVKLQSNYIQKHLNKTEIIFEKISKTSGEVKDVFEIHYEDKHLNMLSNSTRIRTSIEIRNMLSIISDLNLPMLIDNAESITHFDRPNCQLFQLIVKKDQPLSIISA, encoded by the coding sequence ATGGAATTGTTTATTAAAAGCTTAAGTATGAAAGGATTTAGTAAACATAAACAAGAAGCTGTTTATGAATTTAAAAGAGATAATCAAATTTTTGGAGAAAATGAAGAAGGTAAAAGTACTATTGGTGATGCAATAGCATGGGGATTTTTAAATAGCGATTTAAATGGTGTAGAAAGAAGTATATCTCATTTAAAAAATCTTTCTTCAAAATATACTATAGTAAAAATAAACTATAGTATAGATGATAAGGAGTATGAATTAATCAGAAGAAGTGGATATTCTAATAACAATGGTTTGTTTGTAGATGGTACTAAAACTACAACTGAAAAATTATTAGCAGAACAATTTAACTGTGATAAAGATTTATTTTTATGCCTAATTAATCCAAACTACTTTTTTTCATTTACTCCTAAAAAAAGTAGAGAATTTCTCAATAAATATCTCCAAAAAATACCTAAATCTAAAATTATGAAAGAATTTTCGGATTATGAAATTGAAATATTAACTAAAGAAAAATTTAATTTTAATAATCCAAATCTTTCTTTAATAGAAAAAAGAGATGATATTAGTGAATTAGAGAAAGATTTAATATATACAGATGGAATGATAGCTAGTATGGATTTATCAAGTATCAATGATCCTACTGAGAATGAGTTAAAAGATGAAACTAAATTAAAAAATCAAATTATTGAATTAAAATCCGCTATAGAAAGTATTTTATCTGAGAATCTTCATACTGACACAAATATAAATGAAGACGAAGATGTAAAGGGAAAAAAGAAATTAGAAATAGAAATAGCAAAAATAGAAGCAGAAAAATTTATTGACACAGATCAAGAACGATTAAATAAATTAACTAACGAATATAATAATATTCGTAATGAATATAAAAATCCTCCTATCGAAAAGCCAATGCTACAAAATATACAAATTCTACAAAAAAATGTTGCTAATTTACAAAATCAGTATAGAGAATTAGCAAATAAAATTAATAAGATTAACAAAAATAAAACTCAATGTCCTAAATGTGGATTTTTATTTCTGTCCACAAATGAACAAATACTAAATGAATTATTGAACTCTTTGGAAACAATTAAAAATAACGGACTAACAGCTAATCACCAGTTAGAAGAAGCAATTAATAATAACGAAAAACAAAAGAAAAAATATATTCAAGAAGTAAATGAATATAGAAAACTTAAAGAAAATGAAGGTAAACAAATATCTAGACAAATATGTCACTTACAACAAATCACAATAAAAAAAGAAAAAGCATTTCAAAATAATAAAAATAATAAATTAGCTCAACTAAGAAATCAAATATCAATATTAAATAATAAAATCTTAGCAAAACAGAAAACAGAAAAAGAGAAAATAATAAAATTTAAACAAGAAAATCAAAATAAAATAATTAAATTAAAAAATGATTTATCTAAATTAGAATCAGAGTTAAATCAAATACAACAATATAACAACCAAATAAGTACAAAAGAAAAATTAGCAACAGAAAATAAAAATAAAATTGCAAGGTTAAAAAGAAAAAAAGAAGATACTAATAATAGAATATCTTCATTGAAATTAACTATAGATATTATTAAAAGATTCATTTCAGCTAGGGTTAAATTACAAAGTAATTATATACAAAAACATCTTAATAAAACAGAAATAATCTTTGAAAAAATTAGCAAGACTTCTGGAGAAGTTAAAGATGTTTTTGAAATACACTATGAAGATAAACATTTAAATATGTTATCTAATTCTACCAGAATAAGAACAAGTATAGAAATCAGAAACATGTTATCAATTATTTCTGATTTAAATTTGCCAATGCTCATTGACAATGCAGAAAGTATTACACATTTTGATAGACCTAATTGTCAATTATTCCAATTAATCGTTAAAAAGGACCAACCATTATCTATTATTAGTGCTTAA
- a CDS encoding PcfJ domain-containing protein encodes MRKAELKNVTIENIKRDLYIDNIECDIKYLISSKIIINSHKEKILILSFFLRESLALKYRVFLNKQSREYATLCFEDNKQTKWSTGIIENIISYRWIEESLLINTESINCILKYLTVKDTPLHHVCKFQHDILNEKRIKRYSVEIEYIDSYMKTVPKIPKTFYKWVDETALIDSRYIFYKYKRTTKAVKGYCSHCKQEVSITNPKHNKKGICPCCKSSIIFKSEGKVGCLQDKAVCCLIQKANQSNLVIRYFEIVKTYGTNYREPKLSIFECLRDFNDGYSVKEFEYRNFVPTNENRWCKGIRSGLYAHQYDFWNIALYTRNLDKVLKNTKYQYSQLKPYATQKQGFKFPVYSYIYCSKKYPFIEYLWKLGLSNLIDFILYNSDYQVKNLFNLSGKNFMEILKLDKNYLFKLQKLNATGNELSIFQNAYKNKIKMTNEEFKFISNVGYFYSNDFFTIRKYSSFHKTIKYLEKQKTILNNPMSNIIITWKDYLEKCIHLEYDLSNEFILFPKNLKERHDEICLEFDKHKMEIYNKKIYQRYEELSKLYNWKYKDYIIVVASSADELIKEGQKLHHCVGGAYKRKMANGETNILFLRKKDNPNKSFYTIEVRDNCILQTRGFEDKDPTSEIEKVIEMFKREKLNNKRIA; translated from the coding sequence ATGAGAAAAGCAGAATTAAAAAATGTAACAATAGAAAATATAAAAAGAGATCTTTATATAGATAATATAGAATGTGATATAAAATATTTAATATCATCAAAAATTATTATAAATTCTCATAAAGAAAAAATATTAATTCTTTCTTTCTTTTTAAGAGAAAGTCTAGCTCTAAAATATAGAGTATTTTTAAATAAGCAAAGTAGAGAATATGCTACTTTATGCTTTGAAGATAATAAACAAACAAAATGGAGCACAGGAATAATAGAAAACATTATATCTTATAGATGGATAGAAGAATCATTATTAATAAATACAGAATCTATTAATTGTATCCTAAAGTATTTAACCGTTAAAGATACACCCTTACATCATGTTTGTAAATTTCAACATGATATATTAAATGAAAAGCGTATTAAAAGATACTCTGTTGAAATAGAATATATTGATTCCTATATGAAAACCGTTCCCAAAATACCAAAAACCTTTTATAAATGGGTAGATGAAACAGCTTTAATAGATAGTAGATATATATTCTATAAATATAAAAGAACTACCAAAGCAGTTAAAGGATATTGTTCTCATTGTAAGCAAGAGGTTAGTATAACTAATCCTAAACATAATAAAAAAGGAATTTGTCCTTGCTGTAAAAGTTCTATAATCTTTAAGTCAGAAGGAAAAGTTGGTTGCTTACAAGATAAGGCTGTTTGTTGTTTGATTCAAAAAGCCAATCAATCTAATCTTGTAATTAGATATTTTGAAATTGTAAAAACTTACGGTACTAACTATAGAGAACCCAAACTATCTATATTTGAATGTCTAAGAGACTTTAATGACGGGTATTCTGTAAAAGAATTTGAATATAGAAATTTTGTACCTACAAATGAAAATAGATGGTGCAAAGGAATTCGTTCTGGTCTTTATGCACATCAATATGATTTTTGGAATATAGCATTATACACTCGCAATTTAGATAAAGTACTTAAAAATACAAAATATCAATATTCTCAACTAAAACCTTATGCAACTCAAAAACAAGGATTTAAATTTCCTGTATATAGTTATATTTACTGTTCTAAGAAATATCCATTTATAGAGTATTTGTGGAAATTAGGATTAAGTAATTTAATAGATTTTATTTTGTATAACAGTGATTATCAGGTAAAAAATCTATTTAATTTATCAGGTAAAAACTTTATGGAAATATTAAAATTAGATAAAAATTACTTATTTAAATTGCAAAAATTAAATGCCACTGGAAATGAATTAAGCATTTTTCAAAATGCTTATAAAAATAAAATTAAAATGACAAATGAAGAATTTAAATTTATATCTAATGTAGGATATTTTTATTCAAATGATTTTTTTACTATTCGTAAATATTCATCATTTCATAAAACTATCAAATATCTAGAAAAGCAAAAAACAATATTAAATAATCCTATGTCAAATATAATAATAACATGGAAAGACTACTTAGAAAAATGTATTCACTTGGAATATGATTTATCTAATGAATTTATTTTATTTCCTAAAAATTTAAAAGAAAGACATGATGAAATTTGTCTTGAATTTGATAAACACAAGATGGAGATATATAATAAAAAAATTTATCAGAGATATGAAGAGCTTTCTAAATTATATAATTGGAAATATAAAGATTATATAATAGTTGTAGCTTCTAGTGCAGATGAATTAATAAAAGAAGGCCAAAAATTACATCATTGTGTTGGCGGAGCTTATAAAAGAAAAATGGCCAATGGAGAAACTAATATTCTATTTTTAAGGAAAAAAGATAATCCTAATAAATCTTTTTACACTATAGAAGTAAGAGATAATTGCATTCTTCAGACTAGAGGATTTGAAGATAAAGATCCAACATCAGAAATAGAAAAAGTAATTGAAATGTTTAAAAGAGAGAAATTAAATAATAAAAGAATTGCTTAA